The sequence ATTATCATGATTGTTTTATCTTCAGCAGAGTTATAATGGTTTTCATAATCCATAGTATCATTTTGCACTATTTTTTTACATATATCATATTAATAGATTTTAATGATGAAATGAGGGGTTTAAACGCTTTTTTAATCACATGACCTCAAAAAAAGAGGTTGAAGGTTTTGAAAAATTATTCTTCCTTAAAGAACATTTTAGTTCGCATCTCCCTCAAATTAGAAATTATACGGGGCAAATCATTTGCAGGAATACTTACCATAATCTCTTCTGGACTGATATCCATACTCTGCCTTGATGCCACATCCCCAAATCCATAAGTGACTTTTCCAGTCATATAGGGAGTTGCAGCCATTGAACTGCATACAGGAACTGCATCAGCGCCCAGCCCATGTTTTCCTGAATCATATGCATTTGCATGAAGTATTTCCATTCCCTGTTGGGCATTACAGAGTATGAATATCACATCTGGTTCAAATTCTGCCTTTTTTAAAGGAGAGAAAAGGATTGCATTGAAAATTCCAGGGTTTATGTAGGTTTCATTTTGCCTTGAACGCTGCACTGCAGGAATGTTTTTGTATAAACCCTTTGGAACCATGAAAGCACCGCTTTGTACATTTGCAGGGAATTCCCTCATATCCTTAAGTCCAGAATACCTTGCACCACCCATACATTCCTCCTCTTCCAGAGTTGCATAGAAACTTTCACCATGCATGGCCTTTACAAGCTTATTACAGAATCTTGATTTTCCTTCTTCCTTTTCAACGTTTTTTGGCTCTTTCACAGACCATTTTATTGCTACTGGTTCATTTTCCAATTTTAGAAGATCATTTAATTTCTGTCCTAACCCATCACTATCCATGTTAACACCTCTTTACCCGAAAATCCAATTTATTCAATCCTTTAATTACACAAATATGCCTGTGATATCCCTATTTCCTTAACATATGGAGGAAAAAATCTCCTACATCCTTGCCAAATTTCTGTTCATCAATTCCCCGGCTTTCCAGTAGCTCTTTAGCCCAGTCCCCCATGTTCACCTTACCATTGTATATCACTGATAGGAGGATGGCTGCTTCTGTAGGATCCACATCTGACCGGATTTCACCCTCATCTCTACCTTTTTCTATGGAATCTATTCCTATGAACATTATTTCTTTGAATAACTCCCTTACTTCCTGGAACTCTCCACTGCTCGTCATTTTATCCATATCAAATTGTTTTTTTATGGATGTGGGTGAGTAGAGCAGCCTGAAATAATCTGGATATTCATTAGAAAATCTCCTATTTGCATTTCCATACAATATTAACTTTTCTAGACCAGTATTTCCTTTTTTAACCTCTTTTTTAACCATTTCAGCCCAAATTCGAGTACCACGTAAGACCACGGCGAAGTACAATGATTCTTTATTTTTAAAATAAAGGTAAAGTGTACTTTTGCCAAGACCAACCTCCTCTGCTATTTCATTCATTGAAACTTCATCAAAGTCTTTAGCTGCGAATAATTTCCTAGCAGCATCGATGATATCATTTTGACGCTGTTCTCTTTCTCTTTCCTTCCATTTTGCAAGTGACATACGATTTCACCTATATCGATAATGACTGAAGATCATGTTCCTGACTTTTAATCTTAACTATGACCCTATAGTCAGTTATATAACTCATGGTCATTACCATTGTATAAAGATTGTGGTTAAGATAAAATATTTTCAAGCCTCCAACTCGATTTTGTTACGTTGCAGCTGTGGTTACTACCGTAGTTGAGGGAATAATAGGATTAAAAATATGTGTTTAAAAAAGTCGTTACGTCAATTTTAATTCAAAGATTTAGAAGATGTAAAAGTTTAGAAGAACTTAAAAAAAGGAAGATTAACCTTAATTTACTCTTACATAAAAATGTAAGGGTAATTAACGTGTCAAAGCGTAATTACCCTATGTTTTGTATATAATTCCATTTCCATTGGGCATAACACATGATGTATTAACCCAACATTTTTTTGATGTCTTCTTCTGGGTTTCCTATTGGTGTGAGGTTGTAGTTTTCAACGAGTACGTTGAGTATGTCTTCGTTAACCCACCCTGGTATTATTGGTCCGATGTACATGTCCTTGATGCCCAGGTAGAGGAGGCTCCAGAGTATGGCTGCTGCCTTCTGCTCCATCCAGCTCAGAACGAATGTCAGGGGCAGATCATTTATTTCCATGCCGAAGAGGTCGGATAATGCTGCAACGATCTCGATACCGACACCAGCATCGTTACACTGACCCAGATCGATCAAACGAGGCACACCCTCAATATCACCAAGATCCATATCGTTGAACCTGTACTTTCCACAGGCCAGGGTGAGTACAACAGTGTCTTGAGGCAGTTTTTCAACGAATTCTGTGTAGTACTTAGCTTGAGGCTTAGGAGAGTCACATCCCCCCACAACGAAGAAGTGTCTGATCTTACCAGCCTCAACAAGCTCCTTGATCTTACCAGCCAGCGATAGAACAGTGGACAATCCGAAACCTGTTGTTAGAACAGTATCCCTAGGTTCATCCTCAAGTTCAGGTAAAGATTTTGCCTTCTCAATCACCGGTGTGAAGTCATAGTCCTCGATGTGCTGAACACCAGGCAATTGAGCAACACCAGAGGTGAAAATCCTGTCCTTGTAATCATCCAAAGGTAAAAGAACACAGTTAGATGTTCCAAGTATTGCAGCGGAGTATTTACTGAAGGTTTTTTTCTGGTCGAACCAGGGCCCTCCGATCTGACCCACCAAGTGTTCATACTTATGTAAACCCGGGTACCCATGGGCTGGGAGAAGCTCAGAATGGGTGTAAACATTCACACCAGTACCCTCAGTCTGCTTAAGAAGCTCAGCCAGAGCCTTCATACTGTGTCCAGTTGCTATGATCCCTGGTCCCTTAACAGAGCCAACCTTAACCTCAGTAGGTACCGGTTCGCCGTAGGTTTCTATATGTGCCTTCTTCAGAAGATTCATGGTTTTTATGTTCATCGCACCTGCTTCAAGCGCCAGATTAACAAACTCCGCAGCATCGAAGTTCACGTTGGTGAGTGTTGAGTAGAACCCCCTCTCAAGAAACGCATCAACCTCAGGATCTGTGTATCCCAGTTCCCTAGCATGGTACAAATAGGCAGAAATACCCTTGATTGCAAAAAGTAGATTATCCTGAAGCCTTGCAACCGTAGGCTCCTTACCACAAACACCCCTAACAGTACAACCAGTCTCCCCAGCAGTTTGAGAACACTGATAACAGAACATGTCCAATTTTTCAACCATTCCTACAACCTCCTTATTAAACTTCTTCAAATTGGTCTTTTCCAACCCCACAGATAGGACAGAGCCATTCATCTGGCAGATCCTCAAAGGATGTCCCGGGTTCAATACCACCAACAGGATCGCCTTCTTCAGGGTCGTAAATATAATCACAAACCAAACAAACATATCTCTTCATGTTTTACCTCCTTCAATCCATATTCCCAACAAAATCTTTTTTTTAAATCTTTTTTAAAAAATTTAAGGGCATTAATATGGTTAAATAAAAAAAATTTGTGATTCTTTCCTTCTTTAAATTAAGTTTTTTTGAGTTTTTTTCAGATTTAAAATATTAGAAATCTATAACACATTTGTAGATAAAAATATGTCATATGAAACATATACATTTTACCCAAGCCCTTGTATAAAAACCATTTACAGACTAATTTTTTGGTAGTATGCTTCAATGACCTTTTCTTTCACATTTGAAGCAGTATTCTGTGTTTCTATTGGTTTTAAATACTTTCCCACAGCTTTTGCATGTTACTTGTTTCAGTGCGGATTCTTTATCTACTATATCCAGTGAACAGGAACATTTCCAGCCCATTTTACCTTTCAATTCCTGTTCAAATGCTTTATCTTCAGGGGTTTCTTTCATCAAGTAAACCTCCATCTTTTTTTTATATGACCCTTGTAGATTTTTGGGGTCTTGGAACCTTCACTATCAATATTCGAAGGTCTGCGTCCCCTTCGTTGTACCATGTATGGGGTATCTTAGCAGGACTGTCAATGAGAGAATCTTTTTTGACTGTTTCCTTTTCATCTCCAATTTCAACTACACCCTCACCCTCAAGAACATAGAAGAACACATCTACAGGAGTTACATGCTTTTTTAGAGATTCACCTGGCTTTATGGTCATGTGCACTGCCACTGCATTTTCTGTATCGTACAGTTTACGTGCATCCACTCCATGTGGATTTGGAGAGGATTCAACATGTGATACTTCAACTACTTTCATCTTTCATCACCTACAATTTTATTAATCAATCCATGCTAACAAACATGAATATATTTTATTTTTTTCTGTTAATAGGGTTCCTATTGTTAAAAAAAGCCCTTGAGGACGTGGTTACCTGCATTGGGCTTTCTTCTAAATATCCATGCTTGATATCCATTCGATGTTCACAATATTTAAAGGTTTTTTCACTAAAATTGTATAAAATAAAAAAACAGAGGGGATCTCTTATTTTCTAAAAAAAGTCAGTCACAGTGAGTTAATTAATAATGGGACTTACTGACTATAAAAATTTAAAAAAAATAAATATTTTTAGGCATTTTCCGTTGCTAGGTTTGGATCTTTCTGTTTTGGTATTGGGATGATATCTGTTTCTTCCTCGTATGCTCCTACATCATTGATTATACACTCCTTAATTTTGGAATGAATGGTTTCATAGTCTTCTACGTCCACTAGGTCTATTAGTTGAACCTGTTTTCTGAACCTTTCAATGGCCTCTTCAGTGAGGTTATCAAGGTAGGGTATTGCACCAATGGAACCCACTATTCTCTTCTTTTCATCAAAACCATTTTCATATAGGGATTTTATGGTCTGTCCTGTGATGTGTCCCTGGACCTCTGCACCGCAAACTACCAGAAATCTTATGTTAGGATTGGAAATAACATTAGAAACGACTTTTTCAATACCCAGGTTTTCAGTGTGTAGAGAACCAGTTATGCCGGCTCCAGCTTCAATGAGACTATCTCCCATATGAGATCCAAGGGTGATTACTGCTACTGGGCTTTCTTTATCTCCTACAACGTAATCCCCGACTATTTTTGGCCATCCTTCAGCAGCTGCTTTTTTATCTACCATTTTTTTCATCTCCATTTCTTAACCTATAGTTAATTTTTTAACTATGAGTTAAAATTTAACTTGTAGTTAAAACTATATAAATTTTTTAACTATGAGTTAAAATTTAACTTGTAGTTAAAACTATATAAATTTTTTCATAGGATTAAAAAATCAGAGGAATGATACAAATTTAAAAATTATAAAATAAAAATTCAGTTAAATTCAACGTTTTTACGTTTTTTTTATAGCTTATCAATCTTTAATACTTTAAAATCTATATGCAGCAACTAGAATTAGTACTGGGAAAGCATTTGATAGGTTATTTGAACCCTGCTTAAATTCTTAAGACAGAACCTTTATTATATTCCTAAACTAATTTTAAGTAGTTAAAATAAAGAGAAATGTGGATTACAGATAAAAATTATCATAGGGAATCGTATGGCTACTTCCAGAAAACAGAGAGAGAGGGAACAGAGGCGTAATGAAATCATAAATGCTGCAGAAAAGTTTTTCTTTGCAAGAGGTTATGATAACGTTACAATGGATGAAATAGCAGATGAAGCAGAGGTTAACAAAGGGTTACTCTACTATTATTTCAAGAATAAAGAGGCACTATTCTTTGCTGTTGATCTTCGCGGAGTTCAGATATTACATGGGATGTATGTAAAATGTTCCAATCTTGATGTGGATGGTTACACTAAAATAAAATCCATGATTCAAAGTCTTTTTGAATTTGCCAAGGATTATCCGGATTACTTCCGTATTTACCGTTATGCAGGTACTGAAAGGTTCCAGATGAGTGATAACGAAGATGCAAAAGAGATTTTAGATATGACAACTGGAATATGGAGACTCATGGTTGAAGCCATACTTCAGGGCATGAAAGATGGAACCATCAGAAAAGACGTGGACCCTGTAGAGATGTCCATTTACCTCAACGTTATGACCATGAGCGCCTTAAATATTGACATAGTTTATAAAGTCATACTGGAAGGTAGGGGCATACATCAAGATAAATTCTGGAATGACTTGCAACGTTTTTTAGATCCTGCAATCACGCACTGTTCTGATATGAAATGTGCAGAAGACAGCTGCAGTCCTAAAAAATGTTAAAGAGGGTATTCTCCAATATCGCCAAAAACTCTCATCAAACATAAAAACTCAACTCCAAAGATACCTAACTATTTTTTTAAGCTTTTAATCCAAGTTTATATCTCGTTCAAATGCACCCAGTTCCTAGAATTTCCTAATTCAATCCTTAATATTGAAGGAATAGTTAATAACGTTTTTAGGACAATTTTTTATGCATTCACCACATAGTATACAATTTAAATCATCCATTGTGTCATTTTTAACCATATAATTCACGTCCAATCCCATAGGACATGATTTATTACATAATTCACAATTTGAGCAGTTGTGATTTGTTTCTAAAAGCAGAGATGGTATCTTAATTTTTCTACCTAATTCAGTCCCTATTGTTAGGAAAACTCCTTGTGGACAGATATATTTACAGAATGCTCTGCTTCCAAAGATTATGGATAAAATACCTGTTGTTAGGATGAATAAGGGTATTAAAATAACTAATTTAGGATTGCCATTAGGGGCAAGTAAATCAAATCCTTTCAAGCCTCCAATCTTTAAAATCGAATATGAAACTATTATTATGAATAGCACGGCAAAGGGATATCTTATTTTATTTGCCCTTTGAGATCTGGGCTTTTTATTTGTATATCCACCTAAAATTTCTTGTAATGCTCCATAGGGACATGTGTAACCACATGATACTGATCTGCCCATGAATAATGATAGAATTAACCATACTGCAAAAACAAGAAAACTCAATGTAATTATTCCACTTTTTACTCCTTCCACCATTAGAAAGGGTGAATACAGAGCAGCCAACAAGGGCAGAAGTAACATCAGTGATATTAAAATATACGTTCTTGTCCGAATTTTACCATTTTTCATTTATATCACCTCTAATTTTTTCATAGCGTTCGCTAGACTAATTTCAAATGAATTAAACTTCAAATAATTGTATTACGTAGATTTAATTGGTTTACGTGTTTTTGTTAAGATTCATATCCGCAATATTTAAATGTTTTTTAACTAAAATAGTATAAAATGAAAAAATAGGGAGGGATTTTTTATTCCAATAAAACCAGGCACTGTAAATGCACTTAAAACAATGGGACTTACGGATTATGAATCTAAAGCGTACTTATCATTGGCTTCCTTTATTTCAGCCACAGCTTTGGAAGTCAGTGAGACTTCAGGGGTGCCCCTATCGAAGGTGTATGAGGTTCTCAGAAGCCTTGCAAAAAAGGGATTCATTGAAATACAAAGGGGTAAGCCTTTAAAATATGCGATAGTACCACCGCAAGATGTTTTTGGAAAATCAAGGGCAAGAATTAAAGAGGAACTTGAAGAAGCTGAATCAGAAATTAAAACCATTTATGACAACCAGATACCAAAATCACCACCACATATATGGCTGATTTATGGTACAGATAAAATTATAACCAAAGAACTGGAAATAATCGGCTGTGCTAAGGATACACTGCACATTGCAACGGGATTCATGTTTCATGATGAAGTTGAAAACCTGACGGAACACCTCAGTAAAGCCTTAAAAAAAGGCGTTCAAACCAGAATAATCACAGCACCCTGCTGTATCACAGATGGAGAAGAAGTGGAAATATCTGAAAATCTTAAAAAATTGGATTGTGAGGTTAAAACCTTTCAGATCCCCTTCATAAAAGTCATAATAAGGGATAAAAAGGAGATGATGTTGATCTTCTGCAGATTTAAGGACGGAATCTTAATATCACAAACTGCAATAGGAGTATGGAATCAATACACAGAATTTGTAGAGAACATAGCCGATCTATACAATCTGGTATGGACTATGAACCTACCAACTAAACTTCAATTATAGTACTATGATTGGAATCTTTGTATTTCTTATTTAGCGTGGATAGAAAACCTATATACATTAATTAAGGTATTAAAGAAGCATTAAAAAAATAGGAGTCAGAAAAAGGGAATTAATCTTCGATGGAGGATGTTGTGACGATTATGTTCTGACCGTCCCCTGTGATCTTCTGTGGCTCTCCAGTGTTTGAATTTTTTAAGAAAAAAGTTTAGCTGGAAGTTCTTTAACTTCTTTTTTTCCTTCTTGATGGAGTTGAATTAGGCTGCCCAGGTTTCACTTCATACCCTCTGAATTTATAATAGAAGAGTGTAACCTGGAGGGGATCCTGATTATCTCTCTGAATCTGTCTGGACACATCATTAAGCATCAGAATTAAGTGGTACCACCTCATCTCTGAGGTAGCTTTGGGCATCAAACGCCAGTGGATCTTCTCATTAGTCACAGGTTGACTATGTTAAATAAGTTCTAGGGCATAGTGGAAGTGGGTGTGAGAAGTAATCTGTAATTAATCAATAAAAAAAGGTTAAATCATAATCTACTACTTCATTTATTCCTCTGAAGGTATTTTAGGGCCTGTTAAATTCAATTGATAAAAAGCAAGGTCCGGCCATTTACCAAATTTAAAGCCTGCCTTTGTTACTGTACCTGAATGCTTGAATCCTATTCTCTCATGCATTTTTATACTACTTTCATTTGATGCATCAATTCCAGCAACAATTGTTGCATATTCTCGCTCATTGGCAATTTTTATTATATTTTCCATTAGTTTTGTTGCAATCCCCTGATTTCTATAATCCTTATGAACATATACAGAATGCTCTACTGTATATTTATATGCTGGCGATTCTCTAAAAGGGCCAAATGTAGCAAATCCAACAACTCTATTATTTTCTTCAAATACTAACACTGGATATCCATCTTGCTTCTTTTTTTCATACCATTGTTTTCTCTCCTCAAGAGTCTGAATCTTATACTTATAAACCGCTGTTGTGTTCAATATAGCATCATTATAAATTTTTAAAATACCTTTTAAATCTTTTTCATCTGCTTCTCTTATCATTTTTTTACTCTTTTATAATAAAATTTATTTTCCTATATTCTAGTATCCTTTTCATACAAACCCTAAAATTGACTTTATAATCAGCGGTTATAAATAAAGTTATAGTTAGGCTCGTTGGGTTAAATTCTATTTGGCCTGAAGAAAAGTTAGGGAGTTTTTTTTTATTTGCGTTTTTTTGTGAATAGCCATGTTTTGTTAGGTTGAACAGTTTGGATGTTTATTAAATATTTTGGTATCATTTATCAATTTAGAGGGCAGTATATCATTATCGTTTTTATATTCCAGTTAATATATTGTGGAACTGTTTAAATTTTTTGAGTATTATCTCTTAAGGGGTTGATTTTTTTTGTAAATTGTTTTTATTCCCTTTTATTATCCGTATTTTGAGGATTAAATCAGAAGTTTTATTATTGTGAATGTATTACTTAAATTTGGATACGAAATTAGGATAATATCATATCCGGAACTAGCATGAAGGAGGTGAAAAACTGAAAAAACAAACAACAACTACTAAAATGTTGGTTTTAATGGTTTTTATTGGCCTTTGTGTTGTTTTAACAGCCTCAAGTGTTAGTGCAACTTCAACTGTTTATGTTAATGCAACAGGTGGAAACGATGCCAACACTGGAACAATTGACAGCCCTTACCAGACACTATACCAAGGAATAAATAATGTGGATGAAAACGGAACAGTAACAATCGCAGACGGAACTTACACTGGAACAGGAAATACAAACATCACAATCAACAAAAACGTAAACATCACAGGGCAAAGCCAGAACGGGACCATAATCAATGGAACAGATATTAACTGGATATTCATTATCACGTCTGGTGTGAATGTCACCATCCGGAATCTGACATTTACCAACGGAATCGCATTTAATGGTGGTGCTATCTTAAACCATGGGATATTATCCATTTCTGACTGCACATTCACCGAGAACACTGCAACTAATTGGGGTGGTGCTATATTCGGCGAATCGTTTAATACAATGTCTTTGACAGACTGTACATTCAATAAAAACACTGCATTACACGGTGGTGGTGCTATTGCATATCTAAGTATCTGCAATGTAACTAACTGTACATTCATGTATAACTCTGTAAAGGGTGATGACTCCTGGTGCGGTGGTGCTATCGGTGCATATGCCGGTAGTAATTCTACTGTTACTGGGTGTACCTTTGTTGGAAACTCTGTAGATCCAATTTCTAGTAGTTTTGGTGGTGGTGCCATCTACGTTTATGATGCCACTTTAAAAGCTAATTTTAACAGGTTCTACAATAATTCCGGCAGATTAGGTGATGCTTTTGCATTTAATACGGATTCGAACGTTTTAATAAACGCAGAGAATAACTGGTGGGGTTCTAATGTTGATCCAACAACTGTTCGCAACCTCATATATGGTCCTGTGGATGCTAACCCTTGGGTTATTTTAACTGTAAATGCAACCCCCAGCATCATCAACAACGGTGCAACATCAGCCATTACCGCTGATTTTAACCATATCAATGGTGGTGGTGATCTAGTTGGAGGACACATACCTGATGGAACGCCTGTAACCTACAGTAGTACCCTGGGAAATTGCAATCCTGTAACCGCTACAACTGTTAATGGTATTGCCACAACCCTATTCACTCCAAACCACATAGGAATTGGTAATCTAAATGCAACTAGCGATAATCAAACAGTTATAAAAGAGTTAACAGTGAATCCAGCATCATACCTGTACCTGAACGTTACAAGTTCAAAGATTAACCCAACTGTTGGTGAAACATTCATTTTAACCTACAAACTCAGTAACAGTGGACCGGACAATGCAACTAATGTTACAATGTCTTTCCAGATACCAGCTGGTCTGGAATTTGTAAATGCAACTGTTGATAACGGAACAGTTACCTACAACTCCACAACCCGAACAATAACCTGGACCTTATTTAATGTAGAAGTAGGAGATCCCTACCTGTACCTCACAGTCAAAGCATTAGGAAGTGGAAGCTACTCTATTACTCCAACGATAACTTCAGAGACATTCAATGGGAATACAGATCCATTAATGCCTTTCAGTATTAGTGTACAAGCACAGAACAACTCTAATAGTAACACAGTGAACGCTGCATCAACAACAAAAACCATACCAATGCAAACCACGGGTATGCCAATAGCAGGACTCGTACTGGCTATTCTCGCTGTACTTGGAGGAACATTAGTACCAAGGAAAAAATAACCCATTTAAACCTTTTTATTCTTTTTTAAGGAAATATAATTAAATTGTGTAGAAATGATAAAGCTAATTTTGAATCTATTTAAATGTGATTATCACTTCATAATTAAATAAAAATAACCAACAGGTGCACGTGACAGGCCCGGAATACGCTCATTATGAACTATTTTGACTTAAAATTGAAGAGAAAATACTCCTCTTAACTATAATTTCAACCTAAGACGGACATGGGTAGTTCAGTGCTCATTTGCAGCCAATAATGATAAAATATAAATGTTTTGAGCAACATTTTTTAAAATGGAGGCTGTGCAGCCACCCTGAGTTTTCTGATGTATTGACCCCAAATCCATACACAGGCTGCACACCCCTTCACCCCCCA is a genomic window of Methanobacterium congolense containing:
- a CDS encoding DUF169 domain-containing protein translates to MDSDGLGQKLNDLLKLENEPVAIKWSVKEPKNVEKEEGKSRFCNKLVKAMHGESFYATLEEEECMGGARYSGLKDMREFPANVQSGAFMVPKGLYKNIPAVQRSRQNETYINPGIFNAILFSPLKKAEFEPDVIFILCNAQQGMEILHANAYDSGKHGLGADAVPVCSSMAATPYMTGKVTYGFGDVASRQSMDISPEEIMVSIPANDLPRIISNLREMRTKMFFKEE
- the hcp gene encoding hydroxylamine reductase codes for the protein MVEKLDMFCYQCSQTAGETGCTVRGVCGKEPTVARLQDNLLFAIKGISAYLYHARELGYTDPEVDAFLERGFYSTLTNVNFDAAEFVNLALEAGAMNIKTMNLLKKAHIETYGEPVPTEVKVGSVKGPGIIATGHSMKALAELLKQTEGTGVNVYTHSELLPAHGYPGLHKYEHLVGQIGGPWFDQKKTFSKYSAAILGTSNCVLLPLDDYKDRIFTSGVAQLPGVQHIEDYDFTPVIEKAKSLPELEDEPRDTVLTTGFGLSTVLSLAGKIKELVEAGKIRHFFVVGGCDSPKPQAKYYTEFVEKLPQDTVVLTLACGKYRFNDMDLGDIEGVPRLIDLGQCNDAGVGIEIVAALSDLFGMEINDLPLTFVLSWMEQKAAAILWSLLYLGIKDMYIGPIIPGWVNEDILNVLVENYNLTPIGNPEEDIKKMLG
- the rd gene encoding rubredoxin, with protein sequence MKRYVCLVCDYIYDPEEGDPVGGIEPGTSFEDLPDEWLCPICGVGKDQFEEV
- a CDS encoding TrmB family transcriptional regulator, which produces MGLTDYESKAYLSLASFISATALEVSETSGVPLSKVYEVLRSLAKKGFIEIQRGKPLKYAIVPPQDVFGKSRARIKEELEEAESEIKTIYDNQIPKSPPHIWLIYGTDKIITKELEIIGCAKDTLHIATGFMFHDEVENLTEHLSKALKKGVQTRIITAPCCITDGEEVEISENLKKLDCEVKTFQIPFIKVIIRDKKEMMLIFCRFKDGILISQTAIGVWNQYTEFVENIADLYNLVWTMNLPTKLQL
- a CDS encoding cupin domain-containing protein; protein product: MKVVEVSHVESSPNPHGVDARKLYDTENAVAVHMTIKPGESLKKHVTPVDVFFYVLEGEGVVEIGDEKETVKKDSLIDSPAKIPHTWYNEGDADLRILIVKVPRPQKSTRVI
- a CDS encoding DUF11 domain-containing protein, which gives rise to MLVLMVFIGLCVVLTASSVSATSTVYVNATGGNDANTGTIDSPYQTLYQGINNVDENGTVTIADGTYTGTGNTNITINKNVNITGQSQNGTIINGTDINWIFIITSGVNVTIRNLTFTNGIAFNGGAILNHGILSISDCTFTENTATNWGGAIFGESFNTMSLTDCTFNKNTALHGGGAIAYLSICNVTNCTFMYNSVKGDDSWCGGAIGAYAGSNSTVTGCTFVGNSVDPISSSFGGGAIYVYDATLKANFNRFYNNSGRLGDAFAFNTDSNVLINAENNWWGSNVDPTTVRNLIYGPVDANPWVILTVNATPSIINNGATSAITADFNHINGGGDLVGGHIPDGTPVTYSSTLGNCNPVTATTVNGIATTLFTPNHIGIGNLNATSDNQTVIKELTVNPASYLYLNVTSSKINPTVGETFILTYKLSNSGPDNATNVTMSFQIPAGLEFVNATVDNGTVTYNSTTRTITWTLFNVEVGDPYLYLTVKALGSGSYSITPTITSETFNGNTDPLMPFSISVQAQNNSNSNTVNAASTTKTIPMQTTGMPIAGLVLAILAVLGGTLVPRKK
- a CDS encoding TetR/AcrR family transcriptional regulator, with the protein product MATSRKQREREQRRNEIINAAEKFFFARGYDNVTMDEIADEAEVNKGLLYYYFKNKEALFFAVDLRGVQILHGMYVKCSNLDVDGYTKIKSMIQSLFEFAKDYPDYFRIYRYAGTERFQMSDNEDAKEILDMTTGIWRLMVEAILQGMKDGTIRKDVDPVEMSIYLNVMTMSALNIDIVYKVILEGRGIHQDKFWNDLQRFLDPAITHCSDMKCAEDSCSPKKC
- the mtrA gene encoding tetrahydromethanopterin S-methyltransferase subunit A encodes the protein MVDKKAAAEGWPKIVGDYVVGDKESPVAVITLGSHMGDSLIEAGAGITGSLHTENLGIEKVVSNVISNPNIRFLVVCGAEVQGHITGQTIKSLYENGFDEKKRIVGSIGAIPYLDNLTEEAIERFRKQVQLIDLVDVEDYETIHSKIKECIINDVGAYEEETDIIPIPKQKDPNLATENA
- a CDS encoding 4Fe-4S binding protein, which gives rise to MKNGKIRTRTYILISLMLLLPLLAALYSPFLMVEGVKSGIITLSFLVFAVWLILSLFMGRSVSCGYTCPYGALQEILGGYTNKKPRSQRANKIRYPFAVLFIIIVSYSILKIGGLKGFDLLAPNGNPKLVILIPLFILTTGILSIIFGSRAFCKYICPQGVFLTIGTELGRKIKIPSLLLETNHNCSNCELCNKSCPMGLDVNYMVKNDTMDDLNCILCGECIKNCPKNVINYSFNIKD
- a CDS encoding TetR/AcrR family transcriptional regulator; the protein is MSLAKWKEREREQRQNDIIDAARKLFAAKDFDEVSMNEIAEEVGLGKSTLYLYFKNKESLYFAVVLRGTRIWAEMVKKEVKKGNTGLEKLILYGNANRRFSNEYPDYFRLLYSPTSIKKQFDMDKMTSSGEFQEVRELFKEIMFIGIDSIEKGRDEGEIRSDVDPTEAAILLSVIYNGKVNMGDWAKELLESRGIDEQKFGKDVGDFFLHMLRK
- a CDS encoding GNAT family N-acetyltransferase; translated protein: MIREADEKDLKGILKIYNDAILNTTAVYKYKIQTLEERKQWYEKKKQDGYPVLVFEENNRVVGFATFGPFRESPAYKYTVEHSVYVHKDYRNQGIATKLMENIIKIANEREYATIVAGIDASNESSIKMHERIGFKHSGTVTKAGFKFGKWPDLAFYQLNLTGPKIPSEE